A window of Nicotiana tabacum cultivar K326 chromosome 24, ASM71507v2, whole genome shotgun sequence contains these coding sequences:
- the LOC142178236 gene encoding uncharacterized protein LOC142178236, translating into MVRSMLSYSDLPSSFWGYALETTNYILNLVPSKSVPSTPTKLWTGRKPSLRHIRVWGCPTHVLKEKADKLESSTEVCIFIGYPKRTKGGLIYYPKEKKELSNGVTNDSSLERIPEASIDIPLHYHSGRNVNRQHNAQEQLPDILLPRSSGSNVEQPQIVEQPEIVLQFALQEEVNNIPAPQGMEESSVPENDVVIQQQNQTTPVVTSRNGRIIKKPLRFALLGESFDKILEEPNTKPLNYDEALHDTDVDK; encoded by the exons ATGGTTAGATCAATGTTAAGTTATTCCGATTTGCCTTCTTCCTTTTGGGGATATGCTTTAGAAACAACAAATTACATTCTAAATTTGGTTCCTTCAAAGTCAGTACCTTCAACTCCAACAAAATTGTGGACTGGGCGCAAGCCAAGTTTACGGCACATTCGGGTTTGGGGTTGTCCAACGCATGTGCTGAAAGAGAAAGCGGATAAATTGGAATCGAGTACAGAAGTATGCATTTTTATTGGATATCCAAAAAGAACTAAAGGCGGTTTAATTTATTATCCCAAAGAAAAGAAG GAATTAAGTAATGGAGTAACTAATGACTCATCTCTGGAACGTATCCCGGAAGCTAGTATTGACATACCACTGCATTATCATAGTGGGAGAAATGTCAATAGGCAGCACAATGCACAAGAGCAATTGCCTGACATCTTACTACCCCGGAGTAGTGGGAGTAATGTTGAGCAACCTCAGATTGTTGAGCAACCTGAAATCGTTCTGCAGTTTGCACTTCAGGAAGAAGTTAATAATATCCCAGCACCGCAAGGTATGGAGGAATCTTCAGTTCCAGAAAATGATGTTGTGATTCAACAACAAAATCAGACTACACCTGTAGTGACTAGTCGTAATGGGAGAATTATTAAAAAACCTCTCCGGTTTGCGCTCTTGGGAGAATCTTTTGATAAAATCCTTGAAGAGCCTAATACAAAACCTCTTAATTACGACGAAGCACTACATGATACAGATGTTGATAAATAG
- the LOC142178237 gene encoding uncharacterized protein LOC142178237, producing MARCYILASMANVLQHQHQYMGSAYDMLESLKEMFGEQNCAAKQTTMKALLNTKMAEGSSVRDHVLKMMGLLNELEVLGAVIDKESQVEMVLQTLPDSFQQFRLNYNMNKMDLSLAKLLNELQAA from the coding sequence ATGGCGCGATGTTACATTCTTGCCTCTATGGCGAATGTTTTGCAACATCAGCATCAGTATATGGGGTCTGCTTATGACATGCTCGAAAGTCTCAAAGAGATGTTCGGTGAGCAAAATTGTGCGGCTAAGCAGACAACCATGAAAGCCCTTTTGAACACCAAGATGGCTGAAGGATCATCGGTCAGGGACCATGTTTTGAAGATGATGGGTCTTCTGAATGAACTGGAGGTCCTTGGAGCTGTGATTGATAAGGAATCTCAAGTTGAGATGGTCCTGCAGACTCTGCCTGACAGTTTTCAACAATTTCGCTTGAACTATAATATGAACAAAATGGATTTGTCACTGGCAAAATTGTTGAATGAGCTGCAAGCGGCATAA